A genomic window from Micromonospora violae includes:
- a CDS encoding WXG100 family type VII secretion target → MDHGVLVVNFAALQQAGADIQKALNTLDAQLGQLERDAAPLVASWSGEARQAYEQRQARWRSASQDLQGMLRDIRLAVNDSAADYLDTEKKNTGLFQ, encoded by the coding sequence ATGGACCATGGTGTGCTGGTCGTCAACTTCGCCGCGCTACAGCAGGCCGGCGCTGACATCCAGAAAGCGTTGAACACCCTCGATGCGCAACTCGGCCAACTCGAACGGGACGCCGCCCCGCTGGTGGCGAGTTGGTCGGGCGAGGCGCGGCAGGCCTACGAGCAGCGGCAGGCGCGGTGGCGTTCGGCCTCGCAGGACCTGCAGGGGATGCTGCGTGACATCAGGCTGGCGGTGAACGACTCCGCCGCCGACTACCTGGACACCGAGAAGAAGAACACCGGGCTGTTCCAGTGA
- the mycP gene encoding type VII secretion-associated serine protease mycosin translates to MSRSITRPVLAGLAASLLTVPGLPVVAATAGLRAAPMCATPLSPVRPVAATPWPQQRYDPARLATLATGADVTVAVVDSGVDRVHPQLAGRVLAGTDLLDPGGDGGRDCAGHGTGVASIIAAAPRPDVAFRGLAPGARILPVRVSEQQVVQGRESGRTVSADEFARAIRWAVDHDADVVNLSVVLYADDPEVRSAVRYAVDRNVVLVAAAGNLHDSGDPRPFPASYDGVLGVGAIGADGGRATFSQTGPYVDLVAPGSEVLTAAPGLGHHRVEGTSYAAPFVAATAALLREYRPELTAAQVAQRIIATADPAPGPGHGGGYGAGVLNPYRAVTETSGGGAAGARPVAALADDRTDPAELARQSRRAAARDRALLVGAVAGLTAVTVVLLALVVPRGVRRRWRPAGPA, encoded by the coding sequence ATGTCCCGATCGATCACGCGCCCGGTCCTCGCAGGTCTGGCCGCCAGCCTGTTGACCGTACCGGGCCTCCCGGTCGTCGCCGCCACCGCCGGGCTCCGGGCGGCACCGATGTGCGCGACCCCACTCTCCCCCGTCCGGCCGGTCGCGGCCACACCCTGGCCACAGCAACGCTACGACCCCGCGCGGCTCGCGACGCTGGCCACCGGCGCCGACGTGACCGTGGCGGTGGTCGACTCCGGGGTGGACCGGGTGCACCCGCAGTTGGCGGGGCGGGTGCTGGCCGGCACCGACCTGCTCGACCCGGGCGGGGACGGCGGTCGGGACTGCGCCGGGCACGGCACCGGTGTGGCGAGCATCATCGCGGCGGCGCCCCGCCCCGACGTCGCCTTCCGCGGCCTGGCACCGGGTGCCCGGATCCTGCCCGTGCGGGTGAGTGAGCAGCAGGTGGTGCAGGGGCGGGAGTCGGGGCGTACGGTCAGCGCCGACGAGTTCGCCCGGGCCATCCGGTGGGCCGTCGACCACGACGCCGACGTGGTGAACCTGTCCGTGGTGCTGTACGCCGACGACCCGGAGGTCCGGTCGGCCGTGCGGTACGCGGTCGACCGGAACGTGGTGCTGGTGGCCGCCGCCGGCAACCTGCACGACAGCGGGGACCCTCGCCCGTTCCCCGCCAGCTACGACGGGGTGCTCGGCGTGGGCGCGATCGGGGCGGACGGTGGGCGGGCGACCTTCTCGCAGACCGGCCCGTACGTCGACCTGGTGGCACCGGGCAGCGAGGTCCTGACCGCCGCACCTGGTCTGGGCCACCATCGGGTCGAAGGCACCAGTTACGCCGCGCCCTTCGTGGCCGCCACCGCCGCGTTGCTGCGCGAATACCGGCCGGAGCTGACCGCCGCCCAGGTGGCGCAGCGGATCATCGCCACCGCCGATCCAGCACCCGGGCCGGGTCACGGCGGCGGGTACGGGGCCGGGGTGTTGAACCCCTACCGAGCGGTCACCGAGACCAGCGGCGGCGGCGCGGCCGGTGCGCGCCCGGTCGCCGCGCTCGCCGACGATCGGACCGACCCGGCGGAGCTCGCCCGGCAGTCCCGCCGGGCCGCCGCGCGGGACCGAGCCCTGCTGGTCGGCGCGGTGGCCGGCCTGACAGCGGTCACCGTGGTGCTGCTCGCCCTGGTGGTGCCCCGCGGGGTCCGTCGACGCTGGCGCCCGGCCGGCCCGGCCTGA
- a CDS encoding SseB family protein, with amino-acid sequence MTEWEPATEAEVAMRDALRANDQELYFRLLSRTDVLLPVSAPTQPGQPPAGWGTWTTGGRTHVLAFTSAAALRACLGDHAGGNRRIPFADLAASWPNHEWWLAVNPGLPVEGYLPAWFVSQLSRGDVRLPGRAMGARARLERAETLARTRPGMPARDGGPAAGPPPATGAAAPGLEATPLAPRRPSRGGVPRVGAPPVPGPAPRPPVPAEPARRPGEEDLPAAGQRHPTEPPRPAPGTGALPRSGRPSRFTPLASAGPTTDQPGPGVGWPAPTRPGDVDGPAVGNGNGGPQAAPRRSFFDPSPARDPAASGGRPGDRAAPPTRFGRGSQPFPRRRPADAPGDDTATRAFPMAADPTATQPIRRPEGGLGVPRGVGVPPSGEEITQPLPPRRHNPLAEEPTRAFRMTTEPPLAGAPGRPGRSAEETQAIPQDRPGRFGPVEDLPASVAEPVSGPPAPRRGFTPIVIEGTIIESRDLTDPVESSAPVEAARRPSPTDAAPPPFGAAPSGPGLFSPSSPSPAATAPPPFGSVPADPGLFGPSTFEPSPSAPPSFSPAPPAPSPSAPHPTAPTEADQPGLGDMRTDAPVDVDFADSGDSSVDLAGTARADGEGTIADDGPRPSADEPTPVDFEPANTVEEDLLSAATSGSTDTFLSTLLLARVLLPAAPDSVRGSRPGDSGFVWRTGQLDGETYVVVYTSPERLADHVEGDIDTVRVKFAQLIRRWPDEDWSFAVNPGTPVGAKLPGEQIVALANWAAEVGLGDDLEVDQEEAPAVAEPTARPRYAPAAVDPARPTVMQKAIAPSQLAYYLDRGYDRVSGFVHRAGELSHLSTPAQLHDALGLSYPGSPFAPDAEEIYVLRWPAHRPSLYRIPYGGQNESAMRAMEGWVIERPPFRGNGFAPGESSDVVAEFKVDSARLPHGAQLWRVGADGTERVVAELDTDSVTWRRVGEA; translated from the coding sequence GTGACCGAATGGGAGCCGGCCACGGAGGCCGAGGTGGCGATGCGCGACGCGCTGCGCGCCAACGACCAGGAGCTCTACTTCCGGCTCCTGTCCCGCACCGATGTGCTGCTGCCGGTCTCCGCGCCGACACAGCCTGGCCAACCACCCGCCGGATGGGGCACCTGGACCACCGGCGGCCGGACCCACGTCCTGGCCTTCACCTCCGCCGCCGCACTCCGGGCCTGCCTCGGCGACCACGCCGGCGGCAACCGACGTATCCCCTTCGCCGACCTCGCGGCCAGTTGGCCCAACCACGAGTGGTGGCTCGCCGTGAATCCGGGCCTGCCGGTGGAGGGCTACCTGCCGGCCTGGTTCGTGTCGCAGCTGTCCCGAGGCGACGTACGACTGCCCGGCCGGGCCATGGGTGCCCGCGCCCGGCTGGAACGAGCCGAGACGTTGGCGCGTACCCGGCCCGGCATGCCCGCTCGGGACGGCGGGCCAGCCGCTGGACCGCCTCCCGCGACAGGGGCGGCCGCGCCGGGGCTTGAGGCGACTCCGCTCGCACCCCGACGGCCCAGCCGGGGCGGGGTGCCCCGGGTCGGTGCCCCACCGGTGCCGGGCCCGGCCCCCCGGCCCCCCGTCCCTGCTGAGCCGGCTCGCCGGCCCGGCGAGGAGGACCTGCCCGCCGCCGGTCAACGGCACCCGACCGAACCGCCCCGGCCCGCCCCGGGCACCGGAGCGTTGCCCCGTTCCGGGCGGCCGTCCCGGTTCACCCCGTTGGCGTCCGCCGGCCCCACCACCGACCAGCCTGGGCCGGGCGTGGGTTGGCCGGCACCGACCCGGCCGGGTGATGTTGACGGCCCCGCCGTGGGTAACGGCAACGGTGGCCCGCAGGCGGCACCTCGGCGTTCCTTCTTCGACCCCAGCCCGGCCCGTGACCCGGCCGCGAGCGGGGGTCGTCCCGGTGACCGGGCGGCCCCGCCGACCCGGTTCGGCCGAGGCAGCCAGCCGTTTCCTCGCCGCCGCCCAGCCGATGCGCCGGGCGACGACACCGCGACGCGGGCCTTCCCGATGGCCGCGGACCCGACGGCCACCCAGCCGATCCGTCGGCCGGAGGGCGGCCTCGGCGTACCCCGTGGGGTGGGCGTACCGCCGTCCGGCGAGGAAATCACCCAGCCGCTGCCGCCACGCCGGCACAACCCGCTGGCCGAGGAGCCCACCCGCGCGTTCCGGATGACCACTGAGCCTCCGCTGGCCGGTGCGCCTGGCCGACCGGGTCGGTCGGCGGAGGAGACCCAGGCGATCCCCCAGGACCGGCCGGGCCGGTTCGGGCCGGTGGAAGATCTGCCGGCGTCCGTCGCGGAACCCGTCTCCGGGCCGCCCGCGCCGCGCCGTGGCTTCACGCCCATCGTCATCGAGGGCACCATCATCGAGTCCCGCGACCTCACCGACCCGGTCGAGAGCAGTGCGCCGGTCGAGGCGGCCCGCCGGCCCAGCCCCACCGACGCGGCCCCACCGCCGTTCGGTGCGGCACCCTCCGGTCCGGGCCTGTTCAGCCCGTCGTCTCCCAGCCCTGCCGCGACCGCCCCACCGCCGTTCGGTTCGGTGCCCGCCGACCCGGGCCTGTTCGGTCCGTCGACCTTCGAGCCCAGCCCGTCCGCGCCCCCGTCGTTCAGCCCTGCTCCGCCGGCCCCGAGCCCGTCCGCCCCGCACCCCACCGCGCCGACCGAGGCCGACCAGCCCGGTCTGGGTGACATGCGTACCGATGCTCCGGTCGACGTGGATTTCGCCGACAGCGGTGACTCGTCTGTCGACCTGGCCGGTACGGCCCGCGCCGACGGCGAGGGCACGATCGCCGACGACGGTCCGCGCCCGTCGGCCGACGAGCCGACGCCGGTCGACTTCGAGCCGGCCAACACGGTCGAGGAGGACCTGCTCAGTGCCGCCACCTCCGGCAGCACCGACACCTTCCTGTCCACGCTGCTGCTGGCCCGGGTGCTGCTACCGGCGGCACCGGACTCGGTGCGCGGCAGCCGCCCGGGGGACTCGGGTTTCGTCTGGCGTACCGGGCAGCTCGACGGCGAGACGTACGTGGTGGTCTACACGTCGCCGGAGCGCCTCGCCGATCATGTCGAGGGGGACATCGACACGGTCCGGGTGAAGTTCGCCCAACTGATCCGCCGCTGGCCCGACGAGGACTGGTCGTTCGCCGTCAACCCGGGCACCCCGGTCGGCGCCAAGTTGCCCGGCGAGCAGATCGTCGCGTTGGCCAACTGGGCCGCCGAGGTGGGGCTCGGGGACGACCTGGAGGTGGACCAGGAGGAAGCGCCGGCCGTGGCCGAGCCTACCGCCCGCCCCCGGTACGCGCCCGCTGCGGTCGACCCGGCCCGGCCGACGGTCATGCAGAAGGCGATCGCGCCCAGTCAGCTCGCTTACTACCTGGACCGCGGGTACGACCGGGTGTCCGGGTTCGTGCACCGGGCCGGTGAGCTGTCCCACCTGTCCACACCGGCCCAGTTGCACGACGCGCTCGGCCTCAGCTACCCCGGCTCACCGTTCGCCCCCGACGCCGAGGAGATCTACGTGCTGCGGTGGCCGGCGCACCGGCCGAGCCTCTACCGCATCCCGTACGGCGGTCAGAACGAGTCGGCGATGCGGGCCATGGAGGGCTGGGTCATCGAACGCCCGCCGTTCCGGGGCAACGGCTTCGCTCCGGGGGAGAGCAGCGACGTGGTGGCGGAGTTCAAAGTGGACAGCGCCCGCCTGCCGCACGGTGCCCAGCTCTGGCGCGTCGGCGCGGACGGCACCGAGCGGGTGGTCGCGGAGCTGGACACCGACTCGGTCACCTGGCGACGGGTCGGGGAGGCGTGA
- a CDS encoding alpha/beta fold hydrolase, which translates to MTDQRGGAVDESCVLTEGPWTHRFVGANGSRFHVVEAGTGPMVLFLHGFPEHWWAWHQMLPAVADAGFRAVAVDLRGYGASDKPPRGYDGYTLAADIAGLIRALGERSATIVGSGLGGMVAWTVASFHPSLVRRLVVLGAPHPLRLRAAIFADPRGQFTASTPALKFQLPRYEHVLTRDGAAAVGEIMRRWGGPRWVAGPDFETYAERCREAMRIPQAAFCALEGYRWAFRSLLRLHGYRFVRLMQKPLSTPTLQLHGAVDAASLPRTALGSGRYVVAPYEWRLLDGVGHFPHLEAPELVLGEILRWAKT; encoded by the coding sequence ATGACTGACCAGCGCGGCGGGGCCGTCGACGAGTCCTGTGTCCTCACCGAGGGGCCATGGACACACCGTTTCGTCGGCGCCAACGGCAGCCGGTTCCACGTGGTCGAGGCCGGCACCGGGCCGATGGTGCTCTTCCTGCACGGCTTCCCGGAGCACTGGTGGGCCTGGCACCAGATGCTGCCGGCTGTCGCCGACGCCGGCTTCCGGGCCGTCGCCGTCGACCTGCGCGGCTACGGCGCCAGCGACAAACCACCCCGGGGGTACGACGGCTACACCCTCGCCGCCGACATCGCCGGGCTGATCCGTGCGCTCGGTGAACGGTCCGCGACGATCGTCGGCAGCGGCCTCGGCGGCATGGTCGCCTGGACGGTCGCCTCGTTCCACCCGTCCCTGGTCCGCCGGCTCGTCGTGTTGGGGGCACCGCACCCGCTGCGGCTGCGCGCCGCCATCTTCGCCGACCCGCGCGGGCAGTTCACCGCCTCCACCCCGGCGTTGAAATTCCAGCTACCCCGCTACGAGCACGTGTTGACCCGCGACGGCGCCGCCGCCGTCGGCGAGATCATGCGCCGCTGGGGCGGCCCCCGATGGGTGGCCGGGCCGGACTTCGAGACGTACGCCGAGCGGTGCCGGGAGGCGATGCGCATCCCGCAGGCCGCCTTCTGCGCGCTGGAGGGTTACCGCTGGGCGTTCCGCTCGCTGCTGCGGCTGCACGGCTACCGGTTCGTCCGGCTGATGCAGAAGCCGCTCTCCACCCCGACCCTGCAACTGCACGGTGCCGTGGACGCCGCCTCCCTGCCCCGGACCGCCCTGGGCTCCGGCCGGTACGTCGTCGCTCCGTACGAGTGGCGACTGCTCGACGGGGTGGGGCACTTCCCGCACCTGGAGGCACCGGAGTTGGTGCTCGGCGAGATCCTGCGGTGGGCGAAGACCTGA
- a CDS encoding immune inhibitor A domain-containing protein — translation MGLLGLSLTATGLAFGPSASAAPQPKLPTAAPSAAEPAHVDHDLPNPLEDKRRALRQEGLSEVLTGKSKAQKINGSTVVKVGKTQAKGTNGRMAKSSATSTEDQYVELSRERTDKIFVILAEFGNERHPNYPDQDTDPDTAGPTRFDGPLHNEIPAPNRAVDNSTIWQPDFNADHYRQLYFGTNPGDESLKQYYEAQSSGRYSVEGEVTDWVKVKYNEARYGRSGGYPCASNVCTNTWNLVRDAANQWVADQKAAGRTDEEIAADVKSMDEWDRYDFDSDGDFNEPDGYIDHFQIVHSGGDEADGDPHQGEDAIWSHRWYAFASDQGSTGPVNFPAGGTQIGNTGVWIGDYTVQPENGGRSVFYHEYGHDLGLPDDYNVINGGDNNNEHWTLMAQSRLGAKNDAGIGDRGGDLGAWNKFQLGWLDYEVVVAGQKKTLTLGPQEYNSPEAQAVMVVLPKREYTFENGAPAEGSKQFFSGNEDDLNSTLTRTLDLTGKSTAALSMKGRYSIEAGFDYMFFEASTDGGQTWTPMPGTVNGQPIPEISPGRPALDGTSNDQWVDINIPLDALAGKVAQFRLRYQTDGGVSEGGFYGDAITVTADGQTVLSEGAETGAPGWTLAGGFEIVAATYTREFENFYIAGTRSYISYDKYLKTGPYFFGYSNTRPDYVDHYAYQEGLLISYWNLRWADNDTFAHPGEGRNMIIDAHPQPIYNLTGAPWRARVQVYDAPFSLKKADSFTLHLNSRAEYIRGQAAQPLFDDTKQYWYPELPNHGVKLPATGTKIKVLEQDGINTKIRIS, via the coding sequence GTGGGTCTGCTCGGGCTCTCACTGACGGCGACAGGCCTGGCGTTCGGACCGTCCGCCAGCGCCGCGCCACAGCCGAAGTTGCCGACGGCCGCGCCGTCGGCGGCCGAGCCCGCCCATGTGGACCATGATCTGCCGAACCCGCTGGAGGACAAGCGGCGCGCTCTGCGCCAGGAGGGCCTGAGCGAGGTCCTGACCGGCAAGTCCAAGGCGCAGAAGATCAACGGCAGCACGGTCGTCAAGGTTGGCAAGACCCAGGCCAAGGGGACCAACGGCCGCATGGCCAAGTCGAGTGCGACCTCGACCGAGGATCAGTACGTCGAGCTCTCCCGGGAGCGCACCGACAAGATCTTCGTGATCCTGGCCGAGTTCGGTAACGAGCGGCACCCCAACTACCCGGATCAGGACACTGACCCGGACACCGCCGGTCCGACCCGCTTCGACGGCCCGCTCCACAACGAGATCCCGGCCCCCAACCGAGCGGTGGACAACTCCACCATCTGGCAGCCGGACTTCAACGCGGACCACTACCGGCAGCTCTACTTCGGCACCAACCCCGGTGACGAGTCGCTGAAGCAGTACTACGAGGCCCAGTCCTCGGGCCGCTACAGCGTCGAGGGTGAGGTCACCGACTGGGTCAAGGTCAAGTACAACGAGGCCCGCTACGGTCGCTCCGGCGGCTACCCGTGCGCCTCGAACGTCTGCACCAACACCTGGAACCTCGTCCGCGACGCCGCGAACCAGTGGGTTGCCGACCAGAAGGCCGCCGGTCGCACCGACGAGGAGATCGCCGCCGACGTCAAGTCGATGGACGAGTGGGACCGGTACGACTTCGACTCGGACGGCGACTTCAACGAGCCGGACGGCTACATCGACCACTTCCAGATCGTCCACTCCGGCGGTGACGAGGCCGACGGTGACCCGCACCAGGGTGAGGACGCCATCTGGAGCCACCGTTGGTACGCCTTCGCGTCCGACCAGGGCAGCACCGGTCCGGTCAACTTCCCGGCCGGCGGCACCCAGATCGGCAACACCGGCGTCTGGATCGGTGACTACACGGTTCAGCCCGAGAACGGCGGCCGTAGCGTCTTCTACCACGAGTACGGCCACGACCTCGGCCTGCCGGACGACTACAACGTGATCAACGGTGGCGACAACAACAACGAGCACTGGACCCTGATGGCCCAGAGCCGGCTCGGCGCCAAGAACGACGCCGGCATCGGCGATCGTGGTGGCGACCTCGGCGCGTGGAACAAGTTCCAGCTCGGCTGGCTCGACTACGAGGTGGTCGTTGCCGGGCAGAAGAAGACCTTGACGCTCGGCCCGCAGGAGTACAACTCGCCGGAGGCCCAGGCCGTCATGGTCGTTCTCCCGAAGCGGGAGTACACCTTCGAGAACGGCGCGCCGGCCGAGGGCAGCAAGCAGTTCTTCTCCGGCAACGAGGACGACCTCAACAGCACGCTGACCCGCACCCTGGACCTCACCGGGAAGTCGACGGCGGCGCTGTCGATGAAGGGCCGCTACAGCATCGAGGCCGGCTTCGACTACATGTTCTTCGAGGCGTCCACCGACGGCGGCCAGACCTGGACGCCGATGCCGGGCACCGTCAACGGCCAGCCGATTCCGGAGATCTCTCCCGGACGTCCGGCGCTCGACGGCACCAGCAACGACCAGTGGGTCGACATCAACATCCCGCTGGACGCGCTGGCGGGCAAGGTCGCGCAGTTCCGGCTGCGCTACCAGACCGACGGCGGTGTGTCCGAAGGCGGCTTCTACGGTGACGCCATCACCGTGACCGCGGACGGCCAGACCGTGCTCTCCGAGGGTGCCGAGACCGGCGCGCCCGGCTGGACCCTGGCCGGTGGCTTCGAGATCGTCGCGGCCACGTACACCCGCGAGTTCGAGAACTTCTACATCGCGGGCACCCGGTCGTACATCTCGTACGACAAGTACCTCAAGACCGGCCCGTACTTCTTCGGCTACTCGAACACCCGCCCGGACTACGTGGACCACTACGCGTACCAGGAGGGTCTGCTGATCTCGTACTGGAACCTGCGGTGGGCGGACAACGACACGTTCGCGCACCCGGGTGAGGGTCGCAACATGATCATCGACGCGCACCCGCAGCCGATCTACAACCTGACCGGTGCTCCGTGGCGGGCCCGCGTCCAGGTCTACGACGCGCCGTTCAGCCTGAAGAAGGCCGACTCGTTCACGCTGCACCTCAACAGCCGGGCCGAGTACATCCGCGGCCAGGCGGCGCAGCCGCTGTTCGACGACACCAAGCAGTACTGGTACCCGGAGCTGCCGAACCACGGCGTCAAGCTCCCGGCCACCGGCACCAAGATCAAGGTGCTGGAGCAGGACGGCATCAACACCAAGATCCGCATCTCCTGA